The proteins below come from a single Phocoena sinus isolate mPhoSin1 chromosome 2, mPhoSin1.pri, whole genome shotgun sequence genomic window:
- the OTUD1 gene encoding OTU domain-containing protein 1 codes for MQLYSSVCTHYPAGGPGPTAAAPAPPAAAAAAQFKVSLQPPGPAGGAPEPDTGECQPAAASEPREAAAAPAAKMPAFSSCFEMVSGAAAPASAAAAAGPPGGSCKPPLPPHYTSTAQITVRALGADRLLLRGPDRGAAAPAAPRGRCLLLAPPSGAPVPPRRGSSAWLLEELLRPDGPEPAGVDAVREGPERNFRLSEQRQALAAAKHRGPAPPPESPEAGPGPWAEERPAERSLRGWDRAGDRVHPPPSADEARRPDPEAEAPPARSGEAVPGGAAEAAIVSRSDPKDEKLALYLAEVERQDKYLRQRNKYRFHIIPDGNCLYRAVSKAVYGDQSLHRELREQTVHYIADHLDHFSPLIEGDVGEFIIAAAQDGAWAGYPELLAMGQMLNVNIHLTTGGRLESPTVSTMIHYLGPEDSVRPSIWLSWLSNGHYDAVFDHSYPNPEYDTWCRQTQVQRKRDEELAKSMAISLSKMYIEQNACS; via the coding sequence ATGCAGCTCTACAGCAGCGTCTGCACCCACTACCCAGCCGGGGGCCCTGGTCCCACGGCCGCAGCCCCCGCTCCtcccgccgctgccgccgccgcccagTTCAAGGTATCGCTGCAGCCCCCGGGACCCGCCGGCGGCGCGCCGGAGCCCGATACCGGTGAGTGCCAGCCGGCCGCGGCCTCCGAGCCCCGCGAAGctgccgccgcccccgccgccaaGATGCCCGCCTTCTCCTCCTGCTTCGAGATGGTGTCTGGGGCCGCCGCCCCCgcctcggccgccgccgccgccgggccgCCCGGCGGGTCCTGCaagccgccgctgccgccgcacTACACGTCCACGGCTCAGATCACCGTGCGGGCCCTGGGCGCCGACCGGCTCCTGCTGCGCGGCCCGGACCGCGGCGCCGCGGCGCCCGCCGCCCCGCGCGGCCGCTGCCTCCTGCTGGCTCCGCCATCCGGCGCCCCGGTCCCCCCGCGGCGGGGCTCCTCGGCCTGGCTCCTGGAGGAGCTGCTGAGGCCCGACGGCCCCGAGCCAGCCGGCGTGGACGCGGTCCGCGAGGGGCCCGAAAGAAACTTCCGACTGAGCGAGCAGCGCCAGGCCCTGGCCGCCGCCAAGCACCGCGGCCCCGCGCCGCCCCCGGAGAGCCCGGAAGCCGGCCCCGGCCCGTGGGCCGAGGAGCGCCCTGCGGAGAGGAGCCTCCGGGGCTGGGACAGGGCCGGCGACCGCGTCCACCCTCCTCCCAGCGCCGACGAGGCGCGGCGGCCCGACCCGGAGGCCGAGGCGCCTCCGGCGCGAAGCGGCGAGGCGGTCCCGGGTGGCGCGGCCGAGGCGGCGATCGTCTCCAGGTCGGATCCCAAGGATGAGAAGCTGGCCCTGTACCTGGCCGAGGTGGAGAGGCAGGACAAGTACCTGCGGCAGAGGAACAAGTACCGATTTCACATCATTCCCGACGGCAACTGCCTCTACCGAGCGGTCAGCAAGGCGGTGTACGGGGACCAGAGCCTGCACCGGGAGCTGCGGGAGCAGACGGTGCACTACATCGCCGACCACCTCGACCACTTTAGCCCCCTGATTGAGGGCGACGTGGGGGAGTTTATCATCGCCGCTGCTCAGGACGGGGCGTGGGCCGGGTACCCTGAACTTCTGGCCATGGGGCAGATGCTGAACGTGAATATACATCTAACTACTGGCGGGAGGCTGGAGAGCCCCACGGTGTCTACCATGATTCACTATTTGGGCCCAGAGGATTCCGTAAGGCCTAGCATTTGGCTCAGTTGGCTCAGTAACGGACATTACGACGCGGTGTTTGATCACTCCTATCCGAATCCGGAGTATGACACTTGGTGCAGGCAGACTCAAGTGCAAAGAAAACGCGACGAAGAACTCGCCAAGTCCATGGCCATATCCTTATCCAAAATGTATATTGAACAAAACGCATGCTCTTGA